One region of Verrucomicrobiia bacterium genomic DNA includes:
- a CDS encoding SgcJ/EcaC family oxidoreductase, translated as MKRILLLPLLFGLMALPTARADQKEDDAAIHQRHDEWTAAWNKHDPKLLAAFFATDGDLINPWGRQAKGPAEIEKLFTDEHTGTGMAVGSTYTGTIENIRYLGKNVAVVDVAGEVQLAKAADGTEPPPVKHHLTWVAEKQHGKWMAVACRPCIPAPRPVAPAK; from the coding sequence ATGAAACGGATCTTGCTGCTACCGCTGTTGTTCGGACTGATGGCCCTGCCGACCGCGCGGGCTGACCAAAAGGAAGACGATGCCGCCATCCACCAGCGCCACGATGAATGGACCGCCGCGTGGAACAAACACGATCCCAAGCTCCTCGCCGCGTTCTTCGCGACGGACGGCGACCTCATCAACCCTTGGGGACGCCAGGCCAAAGGCCCGGCCGAGATTGAGAAACTCTTCACGGACGAACACACGGGCACCGGTATGGCGGTTGGCAGTACGTACACCGGCACGATTGAAAACATCCGCTACCTCGGCAAAAACGTCGCGGTCGTGGACGTGGCGGGGGAAGTCCAGCTCGCGAAAGCCGCCGATGGCACCGAGCCCCCGCCGGTCAAGCATCACCTCACGTGGGTCGCCGAGAAGCAGCACGGCAAATGGATGGCGGTCGCCTGCCGGCCGTGCATTCCCGCGCCGCGGCCCGTTGCACCCGCGAAATAA